A region from the Lycium barbarum isolate Lr01 chromosome 8, ASM1917538v2, whole genome shotgun sequence genome encodes:
- the LOC132607546 gene encoding arabinogalactan protein 14-like produces MEAMKMNVFLVVVMVVLAAMSGIQNVVAMDAPAPAPASDANVFVPTIVASFVALAFGFFF; encoded by the coding sequence ATGGAGGCAATGAAGATGAATGTTTTCTTGGTGGTTGTCATGGTCGTGTTGGCAGCCATGTCCGGAATTCAAAACGTAGTTGCAATGGATGCACCTGCACCTGCTCCAGCCTCAGATGCCAACGTATTTGTGCCGACTATTGTTGCCTCTTTTGTAGCTCTTGCATTTGGGTTTTTCTTCTGA